The sequence below is a genomic window from Pleurocapsa sp. PCC 7327.
ATGCCTTTTTCGAGCTTACCTGCTGCTCGGCGTGTGGCGGGATCTTCAATGCCATGGTCGAAAGCATTGCGGAACAAGTGCAGAAGCGGATCGTTGAGAGCTTCGAGAATGATACGGTCGATTAGCGTTCCTCCGCCTCTGATCTTCAGTTCTACCTGTTTACCATACTTTAGCTCCATTTCTCGCAACGCTCTAGGGAAACGCCCCAGCAAATCGGCGATGGGACGCATCCGCAGTTGGGTAATATTGCTCTGCATCAGTTTGGAAGTACGATTCAGGTCGCGAGCAGACCTTTCGGTTTCTTCCAGATTGGTTTGCAGGTCGCTGGTGACTTCTTGGATTTGTACCATCGCCTCCATAATTTCCTGCGATACTAGGTGCAGCTCGCTGTAGCGATCCATCTCCAGAATGTCAAAGTCCTGCGTAGTAGAGCTGACAGCTCCGACGCTGAGTTGGGGGACTAGCGGAGCGTTAGCGATTTGGGTAGTGGCAACCCTGTCGTAGGCTGTACGCAGGCGGAAGTTGGATTGCTCCAGTCCACGCACTCTTTGGCTCAACAGCCGCAGCAAATCCCGCAAGCGTCTGAGGTACAAGTCAAGTCCGTTGCGTTCGATAGTCAATTCCCCGAACAGGTTGCTAAGTTGGTCGAGTTGGCGAACGGCAATCCGAATCGTGTTTTCGTCAACCTTTTCGCTGGCAGTAGCCTTTGTCTGAGCTGGAAATGACGGCGGAACGGAGGATTTGGCTGCGCCCGCTGTTTTGTTGGTTCCGTTTTTGAGAGGGGAAGTTGGGGAAGAAAGATTTTCTTCGTTTTTTGTCTTCTGTTCGTTGTCCTCCAAGGCAGGGGTACTAACGGCAAGACTATCTAAGGACTCTAAGAAATCCTGCGCATCTTGGCTAAAGTCGTCTGTCGAGCGATAATCGTTCGCTTCTAATTCTTCTAACGATTCTAAAGCTTCCGCAGCTAGAGCAGCGTCTTCAAGTGTTTCAAACTCTTCAAACTTACAGAAGGATTCTGCCCCGTCTATTTTAGGAGCCGGGATTGCTTCTGCTTGGGCTGGGAGGGCATTGAGAGTTGCCAAATTCAATTGTGCCGGAATAGCTGAAGTCTGTCCGACGAAGACCATGGCTTGAGATCGCCGCCATTCTTGCAGGGCTAGTTGCGCGATCGCTTTGGCTTGCGCTGGATTGGCTTCTAAGTGCCCGATGACCGACTGGCATAGACTGCTAAAGGCTTTTAGCTCTAGCATTTCTCCCAAACCGCCCAATTCTTGAGCGGTAATAGTGAACTCTTCGACCAAACAAGGTTGGTTGGGATTTTCCAAGACTGATTCGAGTCGCTGGAGACAGCCCTCTACTTCTGTCTCGAATAGCAACACGGTCATGTCTTCCCCCGCTTCTTCAGACAGGAGAGCGGCGGCATCTTCTTGAGTGGGTTCGCCCAGGCGATCGCGCAGGTAGTCGATGAGGGGATTGGTATTCTCCTCCAGCCACGCCTGGTCAACATCGATGCCTTGACGGTTGAAATTGGCTATCTGCCGGAGGCGATCGACGCTGGAGAGCAGGGAGCTTTCCACATCGCCATCGACTTGTGCCCTGCCGACTTTGAGAACTTTGAAAAAATCCTCCAAGCGGTGTGCTAGCCGAGAGAGGTTGTGGAAGCCCATCATTGCAGCGCCCCCCTTGATCGAATGGGCGGCACGCAGAATGCCATCAATTTCCTGGCGATCGACTCCGCGAATCCCAATCCCGATTAGTCCCGTCTCGATAGTATCCAGGTACTCTTGCGCTTCTCCTAAAAACTGGAGTTTGACTTCTTGTTCTTTATCTACTGCCACGATCTAATCCCTCTCAGCTCAATACCGATTACAGATGGATGATTCTTGTTGTTAGGATTCGGGCTTAAGCAACCTTAAACGTACCGACGGACTCTTGAAGTTGTCTAGCGATCTCTACCGTTTCTTGCAAAGAACTGGATACCTGACGAGAGGAATTGGAAGTTCGCTCGGACACTTTAGCAATCTCTTGCATCAGCTTGGTTACCGTTTTCGAGGTATTAGCTTGAGAAACGGTCGCTTGGGAGATAGACTGGAGCAATTGGTCGATCTGACGAGAGACTTCTACGATTTTTCCCAGGCTTTGTTTGGTTTTTTCTACCAGGCGCGTTCCTTGAACGACCTGCGCGGTACCGACTTCCATCGCTTCAACCACGTCAGCGGTTTCTTGCTGAATTGCTTCTACAATTTGCTCGATTTCTTTAGCTGCCGTCGCCGACTGTGCTGCCAACTGACCGACTTCTTCGGCAACCACCGCGAAGCCTCGACCTTCTTCCCCGGCTCGTGCTGCCTCAATAGAGGCGTTAATAGCAAGCAAATTGGTTTGTAGGGCAATCTGGTTAATCAACGAAACTGCTTTAGAAATCTGTTGCGACGATTCCCCAAGTCGCTTAACCTTCTTGGCAGTTTCCGCAACGGTTTCGCGCAACTGCACGATACTGCTTACCGTCTGCTCCATCGCTTCTCCGCCTGTTTCGGCAGTGGTCGAAGCAGTACGAGCGACTTCAGCCGCCGTTCTAGCGTTATTTGCCACCTCTTGAATCGTGTTGGTCATCTCTTCAATGGAGTTGAGAGTTTGACTAATTTGGGTAGCTTGTTTGAGCGCTTCGTCTGCTAGTTCGCGGATCGAACCTTCATTAGTGCCGACGGATTCGTTTACTTGGGTAGCGGCTTGTTTTACCTGAGCGACAATATCTCGCAAACTTTCAACAATGGAGTTGAATACGTCAGCCACGATGCCGACTTCACCCGCCGTGATTTGTGCCCGTACTGTCAAGTCTCCTTGAGAAGCACCGCCCACGTCAGTGAGGAACTGAAGCAATTCTTGCTGAAGTGCTTGGGAGCGCTGGCGTTCTCTTTCCGCCGCTTCTGCTTGCGCTCGTGCGATCGCGGCTTGGTTTTCCAATTCCCGTTGGGCAGCTTCCTGTCGTTCGTTCAAAAGCGTTTGAATCTGTTCTGCCATCAAGTTAATGTTAGAACCGAGTTCGGCAAGTTCGTCTTGCCCGCTGACGGCAATGCGGGTGTCGAACTTGCCTTGACCGAGTTTCTTAACAGCATCGGTAGATTCGAGAATCGGGCGAGTGGCTCGGTTTGCCAGGAATGCCGCGATCGCGCCGATTAGGATAGCCGTTACGATAGTACCTGTTGCCAGAGCGAGCAGGAGTTGTCTTTGAGGAGCGAAGGCGATTTGGGTGTCAATGGCGACGATAGTATCCCAGTTTAGCTCTGGCAATCCTTCCAGTTTCGCCAAGGGGACATAGGCAAACAGTTGTTCGGCGTTGTCCAATCGATCGATACCGACGGCAGTCCCTACCTTCTTTTCTGCTTTGAGTTGAGCCAGAACGGGCAAATCATCCTTAGCCACTCTGCCTACCTGTTCTTGTTCTGTGGCGAGGAAGAATTTACCGGAAGCATCGACTAGGTGATATTCTTCCCCTGCTTCGCCGAATTTTTTGACGATCTCTTCGAGCGACTCGATGGGCATACGGCTGATGACGCTCGCGATGGTTTGACCCGTGACGGCATCTTTTACGGGTGCAGCAAAGTGAATAGCAATTTTTCCTGTAGATTTGGAAGCTTCTGGCTGACTAATGGCGGGTCGATCCGTTTTCAGAACTTGCTGGAAATACTCTCGATCGCTTTGATTGCCAATGGCTTGACCGCTAGATTTAACGATTGGGTTGCCCTTGAGGTCGAAGACGGTAATGCTGTCGTACACTCCATAAATTTTTAGCATGTTATCTAAAACTGCCTCTTTTTCTTGAAGCGTAGTTACTTCCCGTACTTTGGGATTGGCAAGAATCGGTAGTTTAGCCAGTACTTGAATGTCTCCGTACCGTTCAAACATTAAGCGGTTGATCTTGTCTGACAAATTGACGGCAAAAGATCGTTCGGTTTGCGTAATTTGTCGGGTAATCGATTGGTTAGCTAACTGATAGGCGACCGTCCCGATCCCCAAAACTGGTATCGTACCGATCGCAATCGCCAGGAGGGCGGCTTTGGTTCTCAAACCCATTCTCTGCCACCAAGAACCCGTCTTGAATGACTGGGAACCATCTTGACTCAAGACAAGCGCAGGTTTTTCATTGACTTCGCCTCGATCGCCTATTCCATTATCGGAGATCTCGATCGCGCTATCCGAGTCTGGGATAACCGAGTCGACATTAACCAGATCTTTCTTTTGTTCGATGGAGTTTTTGGGATTATTAGTTGTAGTCATGACAAATACCTCAAAAAATACAAACTTAGATAAGTAAATTTTTTATTGGTTAGCGATTAGCATTTAAGGCGGTAGAATTGAGAATTGCTTCGGGATCTAAAACCAGCAGGATTTCCCGCTCTTGGGGAACCAATCCTTGTAGATAGGGGGTCAAACCGGGAGCAACCGTCCCAATGGGCGACTGGATAGCTTCGGGAAGAAAGCGGGTGACGCCTCTGACTGTCAAGACGGCTAGAGCAAGAGCCATATTGCCCGATCGCGCGATCGTGATGTTGTACTGCTGCGTATCTGAGGGGAGCATTGGCATCTCCAACAGTTGTGGCAAATCCACGACCCAGTAGACGCGGCTGCGTTGGTTGAGAAGCCCCAGCACGCAGTAAGGCATATTGGGCATAAAGGTGAGGCGGCTGCTGGGAACGATTAACACTTCTTGGGCAGCATCCATAGATAGGGCTGCCTGGGTTTTGGCATCGAGTTGAAATTTTAGATAAGCTTGACCGACAGCTTTTTGCGATCGGTTGGATTGCAGGTTGAGGGTTGATAGATTCATCGGTTTAAGCCACCACAGTCGGTCGTTCGGAGGGGGATTTCGTAGTGCAGGCGCCCTGCCCGCGAGCGGGACGTTGGCGTGGAGCGCAGTCAGAGGGATTTTTTTTAAGAATACGGGAGCCAGCCGTATGGAAGTCCTTCTGACTCCTGTATTCGGACTTCTGTTATTACACCGCAACCGATTTGACGGCTTTGACCAGTTCTTCTTTGGTGAAAGGCTTGGTCACGTAAGCGTCAGCGCCTTGCTTCATTGCCCACATGCGATCGAGGTCTTGGTTTTTTGAGGTGCAAACGACAATGGGCAGCTTCTGGGTAGCCGGGTTTTTCTTGAGAGTGCGACACAACTCCAGACCGCTCATTCCGGGCATGACTACATCCGTCACTACGACATCGGGCTTTTGCTGCTCGGCTTTGGTCATAGCGTCTTTGGCATCGCTGGTAGTAATAACGCTATAGCCGCTCTCGCGCAAATAGTTGCAAATTAACTCCATTTCGGAAAAAGTATCTTCCACTACTAAAACTGTAGGCATTGCCATTATCCTCGTAACGAAAACTAAACAACTCCCAAAAATAATGCAATTTTGGTTACTGATAATATTCCCATCTTTCTTGAAAAACTAACACTTTAGGTCAAATAGCGAAAAACTATTTTGACTAATTCAGTTGAAGTGAAAGGTTTAGTAAGATAGTCAGTTGCACTCGCGACTCTCGCTTTGGCTCGATCGAGCAAACCACTATTGCCCGTCACCGTAGATTAAGGATTTCAGGTTGAGCCAAATCTTCACAATTTAATAAGATGGAAGGATCTGGGAATTTCTTAAGGGCTGCGATCGCGTGCAATTTGACAGTGCGATCGCTATCTTCTGCTAAATTGAGTAACAGTTCGATTGCTTCCGTTTGTCCTAGTTCTCCGAGAGACATTGCCAAAGCTTGCTCGATCTGGGGTTGCTGTACGGCAGGTTTTTGCGAATGAAAAAATTCAATCAGAATTTGAGTAGCTTTGCCTTTTAATTCTGCCGATTCCTTGCGTCCCAATACCGTAACAATTTCCTGACAAACTTCAACATCGCCTAAGCGCAATCCTTGCTGTAAATACGTCAAAGCTTGACGTGTTTCGATCCAACTCAATGCTCTTACAAGGGTAAGTTTCAAGACAACAGGCGTAGCAGGGGATTTAAGGACAAGAAATAACGCTTGCGCCGCCTCGTCAGTTCCTATGCGTCCTAGAGCCATGGCTGCCTGCTGACAGACTTCCAGATTAAGATCGTAGAGGAGTGGTTTGAGAAGCTCGACTAAGTCGAACTGAGAACCTATCTGGATGCACATTCCCAGCGAGATCGCGGCTTCTTTTCTCACGCTTGAGGCAGGATCTTTTAAAGCTTTTATTAGTACTGGCAAGATGCATTCATCGTGGAAGCTCCCTAACGCTTCGATCGCGATCGCGCGAATTTCAGGATTTGGATCGTTGACGACTTCGAGCAATGGTTCGATAATATCAGAGCGCCGGATCTGAGCGAGCGCTCGTACTGCTAAAAGTCGAGTTTCTGGTTCTTTTAGCAAACCGATCAGTGCTTGAATGGCTGAAGACCCAATTTTGGCAAGCGCCTGGGATGCTACGAGCGATAATTCTTCTTCTTCGGTTTGCTCGATCGATTTAACTAAAGCGACAATACAACTAGGTTCGTCAAATTCACTCAAAATCCGCGCCGCAAACCAACGGGTTTCTAGGTCAGTCGTTTCGTTTTCGAGAATTGTAATTAAAGGCGCGATCGCTTCACTCCCCAGTTTTGGGAAAAGCTTAGCTACTTCCCAACGTTGATGGAAATCGCTCTCTTTTAGCACCTGCAAGGCTAAATCTATGACCTGCTTTCGTTCGCTTTTGTTTAAAGGCGATAATAAGAGTTGCTGCAAGCATTGGTTAACTGACGCCCAATTGTCTTCTTGAATAGCCGCGATCGCATTTTGTAAAATCTTTTGCATTTTTGAGAGTTTTTGCATAGCGTTAGTCGAGCTAATCAAAGCTTTCAGCCGCTCAACTTGAAATTAACTTACTTTTAATTGTGGAAACTAGGCTCTCAGAAAGCAACTTATTATGTTAAAAGCGCATTAAAAATATTGAATTAGTTCATGATTTGAGAGATTAGTTATTTTATATCTCGTACCATCACCAGCAAACATTAACATCTCGCCAAGAAATTAATTTCTTGGCTAACAGCATAAGACCATTAAAATGGACTACTAACAAACAGTCGTAGTTTTACGGCGAGGGAACGATGTATGGCGATTGAACTGGCTCGACTTTACCTAAATTCACCAACGCTTGGTGCATCATTGCAGCAGCTTCGCCGCGAGTTGCAGGTTGGTTGGGGTTGAGAAATTTGGTATTGGGATAGTTAACAACTATTCCTTTCTCAGTTGCCGCCGCAACTTGCCCCACTGCCCAAGTAGGAATTTCTGAGGCATCCTCGTAGACTTTGAGGGTTTGCTGGGGGTCTTTGGTTGGCTTGAGATTCAACCCTGCTACCAACGTTACCAGAACTTGATAGCGGGGGATATTCTCTTGCGGACGGAAACTATCGCGAGAGTACCCTTTCATAAATCCTTTCCCGATTGCTTTCTCAATATCGGAAGCGATTGGATCGCCTTGGGGTACGTCTTTGAACTCTATTTCGATCGCTTGCGATGGCGAATCGAAAGCGCGATCGATTAAACTAGCCATCTGCGCTCTGGAGATCGGTCGATCTGGCTCGAAGGTGTTTTCGGAAACGCCGTCTATTAGTTGTTTGCTTCTCAATCCCTCAATAAAAGGATAATCCCAGCGCTCGCGCGGTACGTCTTGAAAAGCTATCTTCAACTGCAATGATGGCTCTTGCGATTTTGGAGTAGGTGTAGATTGTGGGGATGGTTGAGAAGCCAATGGAATGGGAAGAGCCAATAGAGGCAATGTTTGTCCTTGTCGGTTTGTCTGTCTCCGGTCGGGGTCTTCAAATAATTGCGATGGTTGCTCTGCTTCTTTCTGGCTAGCTTCAGGCAATTCTGTCGTTGCTGGTTTCTCTCTTAAAGCAACTATCGGACGGGACTGCTCTGGCTGAGCAGTTGGTTGCGATCGCGATCGAGCAAGCAGTTGTGGTTGGTTTTTAAAAAAATTGATGCCGCTACTGCTGCCGAGTCCCCACCACAAGATCCCACCAATTGTAGCTAAAACAAAAATAATAGCGATCTTCTCATCAGAATCTAGATTCCTTCTTCTCGGAGGTTCGGGATTGGGAGAATTAGACATGATGACAATTTATG
It includes:
- a CDS encoding hybrid sensor histidine kinase/response regulator — translated: MAVDKEQEVKLQFLGEAQEYLDTIETGLIGIGIRGVDRQEIDGILRAAHSIKGGAAMMGFHNLSRLAHRLEDFFKVLKVGRAQVDGDVESSLLSSVDRLRQIANFNRQGIDVDQAWLEENTNPLIDYLRDRLGEPTQEDAAALLSEEAGEDMTVLLFETEVEGCLQRLESVLENPNQPCLVEEFTITAQELGGLGEMLELKAFSSLCQSVIGHLEANPAQAKAIAQLALQEWRRSQAMVFVGQTSAIPAQLNLATLNALPAQAEAIPAPKIDGAESFCKFEEFETLEDAALAAEALESLEELEANDYRSTDDFSQDAQDFLESLDSLAVSTPALEDNEQKTKNEENLSSPTSPLKNGTNKTAGAAKSSVPPSFPAQTKATASEKVDENTIRIAVRQLDQLSNLFGELTIERNGLDLYLRRLRDLLRLLSQRVRGLEQSNFRLRTAYDRVATTQIANAPLVPQLSVGAVSSTTQDFDILEMDRYSELHLVSQEIMEAMVQIQEVTSDLQTNLEETERSARDLNRTSKLMQSNITQLRMRPIADLLGRFPRALREMELKYGKQVELKIRGGGTLIDRIILEALNDPLLHLFRNAFDHGIEDPATRRAAGKLEKGIIEIGAAYRGNQTVITIRDDGRGIDLDKIRAKALKMGLDESDLKAATKNDLLELIFMPGFSTAEKVTDLSGRGVGMDVVRNNLKQIRGDIQVDTELGVGTTFTITVPFTLSVVRVLLVESGEMLLAFPTSSIEEMLRLRSEDILQTVGKEVLNWEGAMVPLIRLSQWFQFSRSHRIADTEAIPVIDDQTVLLIAQGEDFVGILVDRYWGEQEVTIRQVEGHLAMPPGFSGCTILGDGRVVPLVDAIALLRWIDNSDASQRSQGLVNALNAVESGSADAIQKNTILVVDDSINVRRFLALTLEKAGYRVEQAKDGQDALEKLKGGLVVQAVVSDIEMPRLDGYGFLAHLKSDPNCQQLPVIMLTSRSGEKHRQLAINLGASAYFSKPFREPELLKTIEQLTQKQLALK
- a CDS encoding methyl-accepting chemotaxis protein, with the translated sequence MTTTNNPKNSIEQKKDLVNVDSVIPDSDSAIEISDNGIGDRGEVNEKPALVLSQDGSQSFKTGSWWQRMGLRTKAALLAIAIGTIPVLGIGTVAYQLANQSITRQITQTERSFAVNLSDKINRLMFERYGDIQVLAKLPILANPKVREVTTLQEKEAVLDNMLKIYGVYDSITVFDLKGNPIVKSSGQAIGNQSDREYFQQVLKTDRPAISQPEASKSTGKIAIHFAAPVKDAVTGQTIASVISRMPIESLEEIVKKFGEAGEEYHLVDASGKFFLATEQEQVGRVAKDDLPVLAQLKAEKKVGTAVGIDRLDNAEQLFAYVPLAKLEGLPELNWDTIVAIDTQIAFAPQRQLLLALATGTIVTAILIGAIAAFLANRATRPILESTDAVKKLGQGKFDTRIAVSGQDELAELGSNINLMAEQIQTLLNERQEAAQRELENQAAIARAQAEAAERERQRSQALQQELLQFLTDVGGASQGDLTVRAQITAGEVGIVADVFNSIVESLRDIVAQVKQAATQVNESVGTNEGSIRELADEALKQATQISQTLNSIEEMTNTIQEVANNARTAAEVARTASTTAETGGEAMEQTVSSIVQLRETVAETAKKVKRLGESSQQISKAVSLINQIALQTNLLAINASIEAARAGEEGRGFAVVAEEVGQLAAQSATAAKEIEQIVEAIQQETADVVEAMEVGTAQVVQGTRLVEKTKQSLGKIVEVSRQIDQLLQSISQATVSQANTSKTVTKLMQEIAKVSERTSNSSRQVSSSLQETVEIARQLQESVGTFKVA
- a CDS encoding chemotaxis protein CheW gives rise to the protein MNLSTLNLQSNRSQKAVGQAYLKFQLDAKTQAALSMDAAQEVLIVPSSRLTFMPNMPYCVLGLLNQRSRVYWVVDLPQLLEMPMLPSDTQQYNITIARSGNMALALAVLTVRGVTRFLPEAIQSPIGTVAPGLTPYLQGLVPQEREILLVLDPEAILNSTALNANR
- a CDS encoding response regulator transcription factor; translated protein: MPTVLVVEDTFSEMELICNYLRESGYSVITTSDAKDAMTKAEQQKPDVVVTDVVMPGMSGLELCRTLKKNPATQKLPIVVCTSKNQDLDRMWAMKQGADAYVTKPFTKEELVKAVKSVAV
- a CDS encoding HEAT repeat domain-containing protein, whose amino-acid sequence is MQKILQNAIAAIQEDNWASVNQCLQQLLLSPLNKSERKQVIDLALQVLKESDFHQRWEVAKLFPKLGSEAIAPLITILENETTDLETRWFAARILSEFDEPSCIVALVKSIEQTEEEELSLVASQALAKIGSSAIQALIGLLKEPETRLLAVRALAQIRRSDIIEPLLEVVNDPNPEIRAIAIEALGSFHDECILPVLIKALKDPASSVRKEAAISLGMCIQIGSQFDLVELLKPLLYDLNLEVCQQAAMALGRIGTDEAAQALFLVLKSPATPVVLKLTLVRALSWIETRQALTYLQQGLRLGDVEVCQEIVTVLGRKESAELKGKATQILIEFFHSQKPAVQQPQIEQALAMSLGELGQTEAIELLLNLAEDSDRTVKLHAIAALKKFPDPSILLNCEDLAQPEILNLR
- a CDS encoding S-layer homology domain-containing protein; the protein is MSNSPNPEPPRRRNLDSDEKIAIIFVLATIGGILWWGLGSSSGINFFKNQPQLLARSRSQPTAQPEQSRPIVALREKPATTELPEASQKEAEQPSQLFEDPDRRQTNRQGQTLPLLALPIPLASQPSPQSTPTPKSQEPSLQLKIAFQDVPRERWDYPFIEGLRSKQLIDGVSENTFEPDRPISRAQMASLIDRAFDSPSQAIEIEFKDVPQGDPIASDIEKAIGKGFMKGYSRDSFRPQENIPRYQVLVTLVAGLNLKPTKDPQQTLKVYEDASEIPTWAVGQVAAATEKGIVVNYPNTKFLNPNQPATRGEAAAMMHQALVNLGKVEPVQSPYIVPSP